In one Methylocaldum szegediense genomic region, the following are encoded:
- a CDS encoding glycoside hydrolase 5 family protein, with the protein MIEAVMLWNEPNNKSHWDFEIDRDWRLFAEMVNLAADALHAEHPNLVIVLGGISPIDPLFMERMKAYDVIRRMDAVAVHGFPLDWNHWQIHEWPDKLNEIRGVVDDKPIWISEVGVSSFGAEEVQEFGLKRSAELLLGQTPRIHWYSLYDLPRAWPATTRHREAEGSAYYRHFYMGLLREDGTPKPAFRHFYEYTPDMGLCQWFHFEDHRLDDAVRIMKDLGVTYLRTGLSWADRFRPNALDWFDRQMRALEPFRVTVTYCFTPEHRGINPHHTSPPQRVEEFAEFCVEMTRRYAR; encoded by the coding sequence ATGATCGAAGCAGTGATGCTTTGGAACGAACCCAACAACAAATCCCACTGGGATTTCGAGATCGACCGGGACTGGCGTCTTTTCGCCGAAATGGTGAATCTCGCGGCCGACGCCTTGCACGCCGAGCATCCGAATCTTGTCATCGTCCTCGGCGGCATTTCCCCCATCGACCCTTTGTTCATGGAACGGATGAAGGCTTACGACGTCATCCGTCGCATGGACGCGGTCGCCGTCCATGGGTTTCCGCTGGACTGGAACCACTGGCAGATTCACGAGTGGCCCGACAAGCTGAACGAGATTCGCGGCGTCGTCGACGACAAGCCGATCTGGATTTCCGAAGTCGGCGTCTCCAGCTTCGGCGCCGAGGAAGTGCAGGAATTCGGCCTCAAGCGAAGCGCGGAACTCCTGCTCGGACAGACGCCCCGGATTCACTGGTACAGCCTCTACGATCTACCCAGGGCCTGGCCCGCCACCACCCGCCACCGCGAGGCCGAAGGTTCGGCCTATTACCGCCACTTTTACATGGGCCTGCTGCGGGAAGACGGCACGCCCAAACCGGCTTTCCGGCATTTCTACGAGTACACACCAGATATGGGATTGTGCCAGTGGTTTCATTTCGAGGATCACCGGCTCGACGACGCGGTTCGGATCATGAAAGATCTGGGCGTCACCTATCTACGTACCGGCCTGAGCTGGGCCGACCGATTCCGGCCGAACGCACTCGACTGGTTCGACCGGCAGATGCGGGCGCTCGAACCCTTCCGAGTCACCGTAACCTATTGCTTCACCCCCGAGCACCGCGGCATCAATCCCCACCACACCAGCCCGCCGCAGCGCGTGGAGGAGTTCGCAGAGTTCTGCGTGGAGATGACCCGGCGTTACGCAAGATGA
- a CDS encoding TIGR04290 family methyltransferase — protein MTKKPSTNSSHPSGTIWTRELIERRVRELGEWFHNLDLGGVHTAPDHFLGDYPAVKWRQFADALPADLSGRSVLDIGCNAGFYAIEMKKRGAYRVVGIDSDEAYLAQARFAAEVKGLDIEFRRLSVYDVAALGETFDLVIFMGVFYHLRHPLLALDLIHRHAARDLLLFQSMQRGSPEIEAVGRDYRFEEWEIFDRPGFPRMHFIEHRYAGDPTNWWIPNRACTEAMLRSAGFEILARPEEEVYVCRRIELNLEDWDHRAVYPSRGGNP, from the coding sequence ATGACCAAGAAACCATCCACTAACTCGAGTCACCCATCCGGTACCATCTGGACACGCGAACTGATCGAGCGACGGGTCCGCGAGTTGGGCGAATGGTTCCACAACCTCGACCTCGGCGGCGTACACACTGCTCCGGACCATTTCCTCGGCGATTATCCCGCCGTCAAATGGCGGCAGTTCGCGGACGCCCTTCCCGCCGATCTGAGCGGGCGGTCGGTGCTCGACATCGGCTGCAACGCCGGTTTCTACGCCATCGAGATGAAAAAGCGCGGTGCCTACCGGGTCGTCGGCATCGACTCCGACGAGGCTTATCTGGCCCAGGCCCGCTTCGCGGCCGAGGTCAAAGGGCTGGACATCGAATTTCGCCGTCTGTCCGTGTACGACGTCGCCGCTCTCGGCGAAACCTTCGACCTGGTGATCTTCATGGGCGTGTTCTATCACCTGCGCCATCCTTTGCTGGCGCTGGACCTGATCCATCGACACGCCGCCCGAGACCTTTTGCTGTTCCAGTCCATGCAGCGCGGCAGCCCGGAAATCGAGGCGGTGGGACGCGACTACCGCTTCGAGGAATGGGAAATCTTCGACCGGCCCGGTTTTCCCAGGATGCATTTCATCGAGCATCGCTATGCCGGCGACCCCACCAACTGGTGGATTCCCAACCGAGCCTGCACAGAGGCGATGCTGCGCAGCGCCGGATTCGAGATTCTCGCCCGTCCCGAGGAGGAGGTTTATGTCTGCCGCAGGATCGAGCTGAACTTGGAAGATTGGGATCATCGGGCGGTTTATCCCAGTCGTGGCGGGAATCCCTGA
- a CDS encoding inositol-3-phosphate synthase yields the protein MHRKKVRTAVVGVGNCASSLVQGVEFYRKVKDGDAVPGLMHVNLGGYHISDIEFSAAFDINVSKVGKDLSEAIFAEPNNTYRFCEVPEIGVEVRRGVTLDGLGKYLREIIEESPEPPADIAQVLRDTETDVLVSYLPVGARKATEFYAEQALEAGCGMVNCIPVFIASAPRWRKRFEEKNLPLIGDDVKSQVGATIVHRVLANLFRERGVRLDRTYQLNFGGNSDFLNMLERERLESKKLSKTRAVTSQLDHALSDAEAHVGPSDYVPWLTDRKFCYIRLEGTTFGNVPLHGELKLEVWDSPNSAGVVIDAVRCVKLALDRGIGGALIGPSAWFMKSPPEQFTDAEARVRTEAFIRGEMPH from the coding sequence ATGCATCGCAAGAAGGTACGAACCGCCGTCGTCGGCGTAGGCAATTGCGCATCCTCGCTGGTCCAGGGTGTCGAGTTCTACCGCAAGGTTAAGGATGGCGATGCCGTCCCCGGTCTAATGCACGTCAACCTCGGCGGCTATCACATTTCCGATATCGAGTTTTCCGCCGCCTTCGACATCAATGTGAGCAAGGTCGGCAAGGACCTGTCCGAAGCCATTTTCGCGGAGCCGAACAACACCTACCGGTTCTGCGAAGTTCCCGAAATCGGCGTCGAAGTCCGCCGCGGCGTCACGCTCGACGGTCTGGGCAAGTATCTCAGGGAAATCATCGAGGAATCGCCCGAGCCGCCCGCGGATATCGCCCAGGTCCTCCGCGACACCGAAACCGACGTGCTCGTCTCCTATCTGCCCGTCGGGGCTCGAAAGGCTACCGAATTCTATGCCGAGCAGGCTCTCGAAGCGGGCTGCGGCATGGTCAACTGCATTCCCGTCTTCATCGCCTCCGCCCCCCGCTGGCGCAAGCGCTTCGAGGAAAAAAACCTCCCCCTCATCGGCGACGACGTCAAATCGCAGGTAGGGGCAACCATCGTCCACCGGGTGCTGGCGAATCTTTTCCGCGAGCGCGGCGTCCGGCTGGACCGCACCTATCAGCTCAATTTCGGCGGCAATTCCGATTTTCTCAACATGCTCGAACGGGAACGGCTGGAATCGAAGAAGCTCTCCAAGACCCGCGCCGTGACCAGCCAGCTCGACCATGCCCTGTCCGACGCCGAAGCGCACGTCGGCCCCAGCGACTACGTGCCCTGGCTCACCGACCGCAAGTTCTGCTACATCCGGCTGGAAGGCACGACCTTCGGCAATGTGCCGCTGCACGGCGAACTCAAGCTGGAAGTCTGGGATTCGCCCAATTCCGCCGGCGTCGTGATCGACGCGGTGCGCTGCGTCAAGCTGGCGCTCGATCGGGGGATCGGTGGCGCACTGATCGGACCGTCCGCCTGGTTCATGAAATCGCCGCCGGAGCAGTTCACCGATGCCGAAGCCCGTGTCCGCACGGAGGCTTTCATACGCGGTGAGATGCCTCATTGA
- a CDS encoding IS110 family RNA-guided transposase, giving the protein MPTFYLGIDVAKAKLDCALRLPNGKFRTKVIANSQDGFATLVTWLTGPEARNVHVCMEATGVYWEDVAQCLATQGFTVSVINPAQIKAYAASRLTRTKTDAVDARLIAEFCAERHPPPWQARSEAEIALRALVLRLDALQALRTQESNRLEVARDAVRTNIQEHLNWLDQQIKSLIKTINEHIDSNPDLKGKRELLESIPGIGERTIAILLAFYAEPSRFANSRQAVAFAGLDPRRQESGTSVKTKPRLSKVGHAFLRKALYMPAMVILYKTAWGQPFKNRLALSGKPAKLIIGAMMRKLLQVAFGVLKSGKPFDPALHGT; this is encoded by the coding sequence ATGCCCACGTTTTATCTCGGAATTGATGTCGCCAAAGCCAAACTGGACTGCGCGTTACGCCTCCCCAACGGGAAGTTCCGAACCAAAGTCATCGCCAACTCCCAAGACGGGTTCGCCACCCTCGTCACTTGGCTCACCGGCCCAGAGGCACGGAATGTTCACGTGTGTATGGAAGCCACTGGGGTGTATTGGGAAGACGTCGCCCAGTGCTTGGCTACCCAAGGGTTCACTGTCAGCGTCATCAACCCCGCCCAAATCAAAGCCTATGCCGCTTCCCGCTTAACCCGGACCAAAACCGATGCCGTCGATGCGCGCCTCATCGCCGAATTTTGCGCCGAACGCCATCCGCCTCCCTGGCAGGCGAGAAGCGAAGCCGAAATCGCCTTGCGCGCGCTCGTGTTGCGTCTGGATGCGTTGCAAGCCCTGCGGACCCAGGAAAGTAACCGCCTGGAGGTCGCCCGGGACGCGGTGCGCACCAACATTCAAGAACACCTGAATTGGCTCGATCAGCAGATCAAGAGCCTGATCAAAACCATCAATGAGCACATCGACTCTAACCCCGATCTGAAGGGAAAGCGCGAATTACTCGAGAGCATCCCCGGTATCGGGGAACGCACCATCGCCATTCTGCTCGCCTTCTATGCCGAGCCCAGCCGCTTCGCCAATAGCCGACAAGCCGTCGCCTTCGCCGGGCTCGACCCGCGCCGGCAGGAGTCCGGAACGAGCGTGAAAACCAAGCCGCGGCTGTCCAAAGTCGGCCATGCCTTCTTGCGCAAAGCCCTCTACATGCCGGCTATGGTGATCCTGTATAAGACCGCTTGGGGCCAGCCCTTCAAGAACCGGCTCGCGCTCTCGGGCAAGCCCGCCAAGCTCATCATCGGTGCCATGATGCGCAAGCTCCTCCAGGTCGCTTTCGGCGTCCTCAAGTCCGGAAAACCCTTCGATCCAGCACTCCATGGCACTTGA
- a CDS encoding proline dehydrogenase family protein, with translation MNDTAFERRVRDIGENLYRLAGESPPSLFDPRGLRGRVLMRAMHDEALRTALFQFVDVLPVLETDQELARHFRNYLAPHADRLRGLLGRLFKLGGHSFSGFALRRAVSRLARQFVVEEQSDRLNRALDAISRIPAAVTVDAVGEAALSERECDVYLGRYLSLLDLLAANGSLNGNPPIHISVKLSALTAHFDPLDYAGVRRRVFDRLQPLLARLRELRAGMTVDMEHYELKSLTLRLFRDLVESEGHDGWYPGIALQAYLPETADDLRELIDWAKRAQRRVSVRLVKGAYWDTEVALAEQRNWPIAVFLDKPATDAQFESLVDLLFRHKDAVYPAVGSHNFRSLAYAIASASRYGLSKTDWEIQMLYGMAEPLRHAVTASDVALRIYLPTGELIPGIAYLIRRLMENTANTSILRQTYVEGADLDDLLAKPEGSEPRTETPPPAFVNAPLKDFSHERVREEFRRSLAAVRSRLGATYLLDIAGVPPQGAALEASRNPARPSEILGQVAVADVDHAERAVRNANRAFPGWRDMPVSARVALCRRAADIMDARRGELAAWQVLETGKNWREADADVAEAVDYLRYYPYRMEQLAGWQPTRCFPGEPNHLRYEPRGVAVVIPPWNFPLAILTGMTAAALVAGNTAIVKPATPANLVAHGFKSVLDEAGFPPGVCQLLPGNGATVGRYLVKHRDVHVIAFTGSKAVGLEILQEAHTLAPEQRHIKQVVCEMGGKNAIIVDEDADLDEAVAQTLYSAFGYQGQKCSACSRLIAVGRVHDRLVKRLAEALDSYDYGPPEDPAFLFGPMITRDAQRKAQSYIELGRSEGRLHYLGRVPADGFYCPPALFTGIEPRHRLAREEIFGPVLAVMRAPTFEAALTLALESDYALTGGVFSRLPDHLDLARDRYRVGNLYLNRRTTGARVGVQPFGGTRLSGTGIQAGGPDYLKQFLWTRVVSENTLRHGFVPNLE, from the coding sequence ATGAACGACACGGCTTTCGAGCGAAGAGTGCGCGATATCGGGGAGAACCTGTACCGTCTCGCCGGAGAATCGCCGCCCTCCCTGTTCGACCCTCGGGGCCTACGAGGGCGCGTGTTGATGCGGGCCATGCATGACGAAGCCCTGCGCACCGCGCTGTTCCAATTCGTCGACGTATTGCCGGTGCTGGAGACCGATCAAGAGCTCGCCCGCCATTTTCGGAACTATCTGGCGCCTCATGCCGACCGGCTCCGGGGACTCTTGGGGCGCTTGTTCAAACTGGGCGGTCACTCCTTCAGCGGTTTCGCGTTGCGCCGCGCAGTATCGCGTCTCGCGCGCCAATTCGTCGTGGAAGAGCAGAGCGATCGCCTGAACCGGGCGCTGGACGCCATCTCCCGCATACCGGCGGCGGTCACGGTCGACGCCGTCGGCGAAGCGGCCTTGAGCGAGCGGGAATGCGATGTTTATTTAGGCCGGTACCTCTCGCTACTCGATCTACTGGCAGCGAACGGCTCGTTGAACGGAAACCCGCCCATCCACATCTCGGTCAAGCTTTCGGCCCTGACTGCCCATTTCGATCCGCTGGACTACGCCGGCGTGCGCCGCCGCGTGTTCGATCGGCTGCAGCCTTTGCTGGCCAGGCTCCGCGAACTTCGGGCCGGCATGACCGTGGACATGGAGCATTACGAACTCAAGTCCCTGACCCTGCGCCTGTTCCGTGACCTAGTGGAAAGCGAGGGACATGACGGCTGGTATCCCGGAATCGCCCTGCAAGCCTATCTCCCGGAAACGGCCGACGATCTTCGCGAGCTCATCGACTGGGCGAAGCGCGCACAACGCCGCGTCTCCGTGCGACTCGTCAAGGGGGCCTACTGGGACACCGAGGTTGCCCTGGCCGAACAGCGCAATTGGCCTATCGCCGTGTTTCTCGACAAGCCGGCCACCGACGCCCAGTTCGAATCCCTGGTCGATCTCTTGTTCCGGCATAAAGATGCGGTCTATCCCGCCGTGGGCAGCCACAATTTTCGGAGTCTCGCCTACGCCATCGCGTCGGCGTCCCGATACGGCCTTTCCAAGACCGACTGGGAGATCCAGATGCTCTACGGCATGGCCGAGCCCTTGCGCCACGCCGTGACCGCATCGGATGTCGCGCTTCGGATTTATCTCCCCACGGGAGAGCTGATACCGGGCATCGCCTATCTGATCCGCCGCCTGATGGAAAACACCGCCAATACCTCCATACTGCGGCAGACCTACGTCGAAGGCGCCGATTTGGACGATCTCTTGGCCAAGCCGGAAGGGTCCGAACCCCGAACCGAGACGCCTCCTCCCGCTTTCGTCAACGCGCCATTGAAGGATTTCAGCCACGAGCGGGTTCGCGAAGAGTTTCGCCGGTCGCTGGCGGCGGTGCGCAGCAGGCTGGGTGCGACTTACCTCCTTGACATCGCCGGCGTTCCGCCGCAGGGTGCGGCGCTGGAAGCGTCGCGAAATCCGGCCCGGCCATCCGAGATTCTGGGCCAGGTGGCGGTCGCCGACGTCGATCACGCCGAGCGCGCGGTGCGCAACGCCAATCGCGCATTCCCCGGCTGGCGCGACATGCCGGTATCGGCTCGCGTCGCGCTGTGCCGCCGGGCGGCGGACATCATGGACGCTCGCCGCGGCGAACTGGCCGCCTGGCAGGTTCTGGAAACGGGAAAGAATTGGCGCGAAGCCGACGCGGACGTGGCGGAGGCCGTCGACTACTTGCGCTATTACCCCTACCGGATGGAGCAACTGGCCGGCTGGCAGCCCACCCGCTGCTTTCCCGGCGAGCCGAACCATCTTCGCTACGAACCGCGCGGCGTCGCCGTGGTGATTCCGCCCTGGAATTTTCCTCTGGCGATTCTGACCGGCATGACAGCGGCGGCGCTGGTCGCCGGCAATACCGCCATCGTCAAGCCGGCGACGCCGGCCAACCTCGTCGCCCATGGCTTCAAGTCCGTCCTCGACGAGGCCGGCTTTCCGCCCGGCGTGTGCCAACTCCTACCCGGAAACGGCGCCACCGTCGGGCGATACCTGGTCAAGCATCGGGACGTTCATGTCATCGCGTTTACCGGCTCCAAGGCGGTAGGTCTCGAGATCCTTCAGGAGGCCCACACGCTCGCCCCCGAGCAGCGGCATATCAAGCAGGTGGTCTGCGAGATGGGCGGCAAGAACGCGATCATCGTCGACGAGGACGCGGACCTGGACGAAGCGGTCGCGCAAACCCTGTATTCCGCGTTCGGCTATCAGGGCCAGAAATGCTCGGCCTGTTCGCGGCTCATCGCCGTGGGCCGGGTTCACGACCGACTGGTCAAGCGGCTGGCGGAGGCCCTCGACAGCTACGACTACGGCCCGCCGGAAGATCCGGCATTTCTGTTCGGGCCGATGATTACCCGCGACGCGCAGCGGAAAGCCCAAAGCTACATCGAGCTGGGCCGGAGCGAAGGCCGGCTGCATTACCTCGGGCGTGTGCCCGCGGATGGCTTCTATTGTCCGCCCGCCCTGTTCACCGGCATCGAGCCCCGTCACCGTTTGGCGCGGGAGGAAATCTTCGGGCCCGTGTTGGCGGTGATGCGCGCCCCTACGTTCGAAGCCGCGCTTACGTTGGCGCTGGAGTCGGATTACGCGCTCACCGGGGGGGTCTTCTCGCGCCTGCCCGACCATCTCGATCTCGCGCGAGACCGCTACCGCGTCGGCAATCTGTATCTCAACCGACGTACCACCGGCGCCCGGGTCGGCGTGCAGCCCTTCGGCGGTACTCGGCTTTCCGGCACCGGCATACAGGCCGGCGGCCCCGACTATCTCAAGCAGTTCCTATGGACGCGTGTCGTGAGTGAGAACACGCTGAGGCACGGTTTCGTTCCGAACCTTGAATAG